The Lycium barbarum isolate Lr01 chromosome 10, ASM1917538v2, whole genome shotgun sequence genome includes a region encoding these proteins:
- the LOC132613001 gene encoding uncharacterized protein LOC132613001 — protein MGEVQELFVRLSISHAAEGDHWVHINISLVELLQEVLKYTKYFKDIAANKRCWIEFEMVELIEECNFRVRSKIPPKLKDPGSFTIFIIIANIEVGLASFDLGASINLLHTSVFRTLGLGEPRPTTVILQLADKSLAFLDGITEDVLVMVGPLILPVNFIILGYEADKKVPVIMGRGFLAAVDAVIRVRDRKLSMTVDRKKLLLLCSKLLSFRPIMRN, from the exons ATGGGAGAGGTGCAAGAGTTATTTGTGAGACTGTCCATATCACATGCAGCTGAAGGAGATCATTGG GTACACATCAACATTTCCTTGGTAGAACTCTTACAAGAAGTTCTGAAATATACTAAGTACTTCAAGGATATTGCTGCAAATAAGAGGTGTTGGATAGAGTTTGAAATGGTAGAACTTATTGAGGAGTGCAATTTTAGGGTGAGGAGCAAGATTCCAccaaagttgaaagatccgggGAGCTTCACTATCTTTATCATTATTGCTAATATCGAGGTTGGGCTAGCATCATTTGATTTaggtgctagtattaatctgtTGCACACCTCTGTGTTCCGAACATTGGGGTTGGGTGAGCCAAGGCCAACAACAGTCATTTTGCAATTGGCGGACAAATCTCTAGCATTTCTCGATGGTATAACTGAAGATGTTCTTGTTATGGTGGGTCCATTAATTCTGCCTGTTAATTTCATCATCCTTGGTTATGAAGCAGACAAGAAGGTCCCTGTCATCATGGGAAGAGGATTCTTAGCGGCTGTTGATGCGGTTATCCGAGTTAGGGATAGGAAGCTGTCAATGACGGTTGATAGAAAGAAGTTACTTTTGTTGTGTTCAAAGTTACTAAGCTTCCGCCCCATTATGAGGAACTGA
- the LOC132613002 gene encoding uncharacterized protein LOC132613002: protein MITVVEPKLTNAELDHFLASQDPLNIALVYSEDLVEDKKVKECFHILDTSCAYLRANPPFKELERPESWKKLKPSIEEAPVLELKPLPSYLHYSFLGSGNTLPVILFANFRMSRHKLLSEEDSKTSVESQRRLNLIMNEVLKKEVIKWLDSCYNQITIAPEDQEKTTFICPYGTFAFQRMPFGLCNAPVIEKELWPVVYAFDKFISYLVGMKVIVYTDHTSVRYLFTKKDVKPGLIRWLLLLQEFDIEILNQKGIENQVADHLSRLEYREHVNKDVVIK, encoded by the exons ATGATCACAGTTGTGGAGCCCAAGTTAACAAATGCGGAGCTAGATCACTTTCTAGCTTCTCAAGATCCTTTGAACATAGCATTGGTGTATAGTGAGGACTTGGTGGAAGATAAGAAAGTCAAGGAGTGTTTTCACATACTTGACACTTCTTGTGCATATTTACGAGCCAATCCGCCATTCAAAGAGTTGGAAAGACCAGAATCATGGAAGAAGTTGAAACCATCTATTGAGGAGGCTCCGGTTCTTGAGCTGAAGCCACTACCATCTTATCTGCACTATTCTTTCTTGGGCAGTGGTAACACATTGCCTGTAATCCTATTTGCTAATTTTCGGATGTCCAG GCATAAGCTATTGTCAGAGGAGGATAGCAAGACCAGCGTCGAAAGTCAGAGAAGGCTGAATCTAATCATGAACGAGGTGCTAAAGAAAGAAGTGATCAAGTGGCTTGATAGCT GCTACAACCAGATTACGATTGCACctgaagatcaagagaagaccacTTTCATATGTCCATATGGCACTTTCGCATTTCAGAGGATGCCCTTTGGATTATGCAATGCTCCAG TTATAGAGAAGGAGTTATGGCCGGTGGTTTACGCCTTTGACAAATTCATATCTTATTTGGTGGGGATGAAGGTGATAGTGTATACTGATCACACTAGTGTTCGTTATTTATTCACTAAGAAGGATGTGAAGCCCGGACTTATTCGTTGGTTGTTGCTCCTACAAGAGTTCGATATTGAGATTCTTAATCAAAAGGGCATAGAGAACCAAGTAGCAGATCACTTGTCGAGACTTGAATATCGAGAGCACGTTAATAAAGATGTGGTGATTAAGTAG